The proteins below are encoded in one region of Bremerella sp. P1:
- a CDS encoding SdrD B-like domain-containing protein, with protein MGFHYRDALRRFRSFFGGGKNAALNRPVRSRGIEALEARRVMSADPIRLGAIYHEEDGAGGDDHGDTFIVTFDGGAEGTQLTQLVFDGDQIENFGNIPGLSTGDMIFDITPGGLGADNAFPFQIVSANGIDSITATVTDGGSRLILDFVGFDAGEELKFSIDVDEIIIYDPSNPGETLIDPIASGAEFHGTLLTGEFSAAHYEDATINTKFYDMYDAKLAESGLDLPADNSTGHRDRTDGAFGSIVQQPLPISISGTVYHDPNLSLTQDAGEVGIAGVSLTLWKKEGGVFVNTGHTVLTDADGNYLFGEDLGLQPGTYQVRETQPTGYFSVGAVPGTVEGTPTGSTVSGDPDVLTEISIPLGGTAAIDYDFAEATPAMIDGYVYHDRDNDGIKEAGEEGIAGVQIRVQGVDVLGNPQSFLVTTDANGYYKVTNMPPGVYEVLEVVQPPTYQDGKDTAGTVNGVIKGVAQNPGDRISTITLKGGDSGINYNFGEIRPAEIRGHVHLTDPDGNCYGEDIVTTPIEGAVINLYDSLGNLVATTTTDANGDYYFGDLLPGVYTIEEITPPGLIDGGDHVGTIDGIQVGNLDGNDRIANIELLSGDSGVDYDFCEHLPASISGYVYHDRNNNGIREAGEEGIEGVLVQLYDESNIPVGLAITDVNGYYEFVGLSKGQYHLGEIQPFEYIDGLDTAGTIFGTTVGTAVNPGDEINTIDVKWGDQGIEYNFGEIKHGSLSGYVYHDRNVNGTKNAGEEGIANVTITLINTDTNETFFTTTDENGYYEFLDLVPGNYRVIETHPIAYQDGIDEAGTINGVVRGVAVNPGDEINGIAIGSDEHGINYNFGEFLYASISGSVHLTDEDGNCEHESSTARPVVGATIHLYDASGNLLKSTVTDANGDYFFGELLPGTYTVVEVTPPGLIDGGDSIGTINGIVVGEFGGNDRIESITLMAGQHGEDYDFCESEPADLSGYVYHDRNNNGIREAGEEGIGGTTVQLFNESGNLVDTLVTDENGFYHFTGLTKGVYRIVETQPTGYLDGLDAAGTINGSTVGSATNPGDVIHTIDLKFGQSGIEYDFGEVLPTSIGGFVHVDPDQDCIFDEDEQPIVGVKITLLDESGNEIATTFTDANGHYQFDGLPPGNYTVVESQPAGYFQGGQIDHNGLADASVTDVISNIVTHSGQHLDEHNFCELPPAALSGYVFQDGAVISNATGEVPSDIASLRDGQRTADDTPLSGVVLELRDGFSGMPIYGNSDTVLQGIYGDGPVRVVTDANGFYRFEGLKTGFYAVYQIHPDGYIDSIDTVGTTGGLAVNPGTIGPEVSALSIDPGHDAIIRIFVVGGTESLENNFSEIRVVPFIPPPEIPPSDPPLTPPVVAVPPPTPELIPPAELLALPQIIQPYGGSAVGFTWHLSVVNAGDPRGKEPVAVSESFWLTSANGDLNPWNTENLSQASWTLLADGEDSEESETLHRLFGSKDAIPVAGDFNGDGVSELGVFIDGHWFIDLNGNGRWDDEDMYAKLGHDGDQPVVGDWDGDGKDDIGIYGKAWPNDPRAVKEEPGLPDAANSFVSVEKPKNIPPKEENAPHGTRVMKVAQHGKFRQDLIDHTFHFGVGGDHALVGDWNGDGISTIAVFRNGTWHVDSNGDGRWNPEVDAAFAYGEDGDLPVVGDWNGDGIDEIGIYRGGQWILDDNGNHVMEPTDKVFQLGDWDDVPTVGDWDGNGTDDPGVFHANKEGSVTVASRKAG; from the coding sequence ATGGGTTTCCACTATCGAGACGCATTGCGTCGTTTTCGTAGCTTTTTTGGTGGCGGCAAGAATGCTGCTCTCAATCGCCCGGTACGTTCGCGAGGTATCGAGGCACTCGAAGCACGCCGCGTAATGTCGGCCGATCCGATTCGGCTTGGTGCGATTTATCATGAAGAGGACGGCGCCGGTGGTGACGACCATGGCGATACGTTCATCGTCACCTTCGATGGTGGTGCTGAGGGAACGCAACTGACCCAACTGGTCTTCGATGGTGATCAGATCGAGAACTTCGGAAATATACCTGGGCTAAGCACCGGCGACATGATCTTCGATATCACGCCTGGTGGCCTCGGAGCTGATAACGCATTTCCTTTCCAAATCGTCTCGGCCAATGGCATTGATTCGATTACCGCGACCGTCACCGATGGTGGTAGTCGCTTGATCCTCGACTTTGTCGGATTCGATGCTGGCGAAGAATTAAAGTTCTCAATCGACGTCGATGAAATCATCATCTACGACCCCAGCAACCCTGGGGAAACGCTGATCGACCCGATTGCTTCGGGTGCGGAATTCCACGGAACGCTGCTCACCGGTGAATTCTCGGCGGCTCACTACGAGGACGCCACGATCAATACCAAGTTCTATGACATGTACGATGCCAAGTTGGCCGAATCCGGCTTGGATCTGCCAGCTGACAACTCGACCGGACATCGTGACCGAACTGACGGTGCGTTCGGCAGCATCGTCCAGCAGCCGCTTCCAATTAGCATCAGTGGTACGGTTTACCACGACCCGAACCTCAGCCTCACCCAAGATGCCGGAGAAGTTGGTATCGCGGGTGTTTCGCTGACCCTGTGGAAGAAGGAAGGCGGCGTCTTTGTTAACACGGGCCATACCGTATTGACCGATGCCGACGGTAACTACCTCTTTGGTGAAGATCTGGGGCTGCAGCCAGGTACCTACCAAGTACGTGAAACCCAGCCGACCGGTTACTTCAGCGTTGGTGCGGTACCAGGGACCGTCGAAGGAACCCCAACCGGTTCCACGGTTTCGGGCGATCCGGACGTGCTGACCGAGATTAGTATTCCACTAGGCGGTACGGCGGCGATCGACTACGACTTCGCCGAAGCGACTCCTGCCATGATCGATGGCTACGTGTACCACGATCGCGACAACGACGGAATCAAAGAAGCAGGCGAAGAAGGAATTGCTGGCGTTCAGATCCGGGTGCAAGGAGTCGACGTCCTGGGCAATCCTCAGTCGTTCCTGGTGACCACGGATGCCAACGGCTACTACAAAGTCACCAATATGCCGCCAGGCGTCTACGAAGTGCTGGAAGTCGTTCAGCCGCCGACGTATCAGGATGGTAAAGACACTGCCGGTACCGTGAATGGCGTGATCAAAGGTGTCGCACAGAATCCAGGCGATCGAATCAGCACCATCACGCTCAAGGGTGGTGACTCCGGTATCAACTACAACTTCGGCGAAATTCGTCCCGCTGAGATCCGCGGTCATGTTCACCTTACTGACCCTGATGGCAATTGCTACGGCGAAGACATCGTCACGACGCCGATCGAAGGTGCAGTCATCAATCTGTACGACAGCCTAGGTAATCTCGTTGCGACGACGACCACCGATGCCAATGGTGACTACTATTTCGGTGACTTGCTGCCGGGCGTGTACACAATCGAAGAGATCACTCCTCCAGGGCTCATCGATGGTGGCGACCATGTCGGCACGATCGACGGCATCCAGGTCGGTAACCTTGACGGCAACGACCGTATTGCGAATATCGAGTTGCTCTCCGGTGATTCCGGTGTCGATTATGACTTCTGCGAACACCTACCGGCCAGCATCTCCGGATACGTCTACCACGACCGTAACAACAACGGCATTCGCGAAGCTGGCGAAGAGGGCATCGAAGGCGTACTCGTTCAGCTGTATGACGAAAGCAACATCCCGGTTGGGCTCGCCATCACGGATGTCAACGGCTACTACGAATTCGTCGGCCTGAGCAAGGGACAGTACCATCTCGGCGAAATTCAACCGTTTGAATACATCGACGGTCTCGACACGGCCGGTACGATCTTTGGCACCACGGTTGGTACGGCCGTAAACCCAGGCGACGAGATCAACACGATCGACGTGAAATGGGGAGACCAAGGTATTGAGTATAACTTTGGTGAAATCAAACATGGTTCGCTTAGTGGCTACGTCTATCACGACCGGAACGTGAACGGCACCAAGAATGCCGGTGAAGAAGGAATCGCCAACGTCACCATCACGTTGATCAACACCGATACCAACGAAACGTTCTTTACGACGACCGATGAGAACGGCTACTACGAGTTCCTGGACTTGGTGCCAGGCAACTACCGCGTTATCGAAACGCATCCGATTGCCTACCAGGACGGAATCGACGAGGCCGGTACGATTAATGGTGTCGTTCGTGGCGTCGCCGTGAATCCTGGCGACGAAATCAACGGCATTGCGATCGGCAGCGACGAGCACGGTATCAACTACAATTTTGGCGAATTCCTGTACGCTTCGATTTCTGGAAGTGTTCACCTCACTGACGAGGATGGTAACTGTGAACACGAATCATCGACCGCTCGCCCCGTCGTGGGTGCGACGATTCATCTCTACGATGCCTCAGGCAACTTGCTGAAATCGACGGTTACCGACGCCAACGGCGATTACTTCTTTGGCGAACTGCTGCCAGGTACCTACACCGTTGTCGAAGTGACTCCGCCAGGCCTGATCGACGGCGGAGACAGTATCGGTACCATTAATGGCATCGTGGTTGGTGAGTTTGGTGGCAACGACCGAATCGAATCGATCACGCTGATGGCTGGTCAGCACGGCGAAGACTACGACTTCTGCGAAAGCGAGCCTGCCGATCTTTCAGGCTACGTTTATCACGATCGAAACAACAACGGGATTCGTGAAGCCGGAGAAGAAGGGATCGGAGGAACGACGGTTCAGTTGTTCAACGAGAGCGGCAACCTGGTCGATACGCTCGTTACCGATGAAAACGGCTTCTATCACTTTACCGGTTTAACCAAGGGCGTTTATCGCATTGTCGAAACACAGCCAACCGGTTACCTCGATGGCCTCGATGCCGCCGGTACGATCAATGGATCGACCGTTGGTTCGGCCACGAACCCTGGGGACGTGATCCACACGATCGACTTGAAGTTCGGTCAGTCAGGTATCGAATACGACTTCGGTGAAGTGCTGCCGACCTCGATCGGTGGTTTCGTTCACGTCGACCCGGATCAGGACTGTATCTTCGACGAGGACGAGCAGCCTATCGTCGGCGTGAAGATCACGCTGCTTGATGAAAGTGGCAACGAGATCGCAACCACGTTCACCGATGCCAACGGTCACTATCAGTTCGATGGCTTGCCGCCAGGTAATTACACCGTTGTTGAATCGCAGCCGGCTGGATACTTCCAAGGTGGACAAATCGACCACAACGGCTTGGCCGATGCTTCGGTGACCGACGTCATCTCGAACATCGTTACGCATTCCGGCCAGCATCTCGACGAACACAACTTCTGCGAGCTTCCGCCTGCGGCACTCTCGGGGTACGTGTTCCAGGATGGTGCCGTGATCTCGAATGCCACCGGCGAAGTGCCCAGCGATATCGCTTCCTTGCGAGATGGGCAACGAACAGCAGACGATACTCCACTTTCTGGCGTTGTACTTGAGCTACGCGATGGCTTCTCGGGTATGCCGATTTACGGTAATAGCGATACCGTCCTGCAAGGGATCTACGGGGATGGGCCGGTCCGCGTGGTGACCGACGCGAATGGTTTCTATCGATTTGAAGGACTTAAGACCGGCTTCTACGCCGTCTATCAGATTCATCCCGATGGCTACATCGACAGTATCGACACGGTTGGTACCACTGGTGGTTTGGCGGTGAACCCAGGCACCATCGGTCCTGAAGTTTCTGCCTTGTCGATCGATCCAGGTCATGACGCGATCATTCGGATCTTCGTGGTCGGCGGAACCGAATCGCTGGAAAACAACTTCAGCGAAATCCGTGTGGTGCCATTCATTCCGCCACCGGAGATTCCGCCATCCGATCCGCCTCTGACGCCTCCGGTTGTTGCGGTTCCACCGCCGACCCCAGAGCTGATTCCTCCGGCGGAACTGTTGGCCTTGCCGCAAATTATTCAGCCTTACGGTGGTTCGGCCGTTGGGTTTACCTGGCATCTGAGCGTGGTCAATGCCGGTGATCCTCGTGGTAAAGAACCCGTCGCGGTTTCGGAATCGTTCTGGCTCACGTCGGCTAACGGGGATCTGAATCCTTGGAACACTGAAAACCTCAGTCAGGCAAGTTGGACCTTGCTCGCCGATGGCGAGGATAGTGAAGAGTCTGAAACGCTTCATCGTTTGTTCGGCTCGAAGGACGCGATTCCGGTTGCTGGTGACTTCAACGGTGACGGTGTCAGCGAACTGGGTGTCTTTATCGATGGTCACTGGTTCATCGATCTCAACGGCAACGGTCGGTGGGACGACGAAGATATGTACGCCAAGCTCGGTCATGATGGCGATCAGCCAGTTGTGGGTGACTGGGACGGCGACGGTAAAGACGACATCGGTATCTACGGCAAGGCCTGGCCGAACGATCCTCGCGCCGTGAAGGAAGAACCCGGTCTGCCGGACGCAGCGAATAGCTTCGTCTCAGTCGAGAAGCCTAAGAACATTCCTCCGAAAGAAGAGAATGCTCCACACGGTACTCGCGTGATGAAGGTCGCCCAGCATGGCAAGTTCCGCCAGGACCTGATCGACCATACGTTCCACTTTGGTGTAGGTGGAGATCATGCGTTGGTTGGTGACTGGAACGGTGATGGCATCAGCACGATTGCTGTCTTCCGTAATGGTACATGGCACGTCGACTCCAACGGCGATGGTCGCTGGAATCCTGAAGTCGATGCGGCGTTTGCCTACGGGGAAGATGGTGACCTTCCGGTCGTCGGCGACTGGAATGGTGACGGCATTGATGAAATCGGTATCTATCGTGGTGGGCAGTGGATCCTCGACGACAACGGCAACCATGTCATGGAGCCGACCGACAAGGTCTTCCAGCTTGGCGATTGGGACGATGTGCCCACGGTTGGTGACTGGGATGGCAACGGCACCGACGATCCTGGCGTGTTTCACGCGAACAAGGAAGGCTCGGTAACGGTCGCCAGCCGTAAGGCCGGTTGA
- a CDS encoding PQQ-binding-like beta-propeller repeat protein — MKSRYTTIALLLLTCTIPALAAENDQDWPQWRGPERNGKSPATGLISNWEEQQPKLLWMGEGLGEGYASVSIVGNDLYTTGNFSDGQAVVCFDLGSKTVAWKQNLTSKVPKHGYTGSRCTPTVDGEDLYVVMSEGTVARLNRKSGDIVWKRNLQEEYGAKLPSWGFAESPLIDGDKLICGAGSSKALLVCLNKKTGDEIWVTPRGEADLGDKGKDEAGYSSTLVCNAAGKKQYVKLIGRGLIGVDAETGDLLWSYNQVANGTANIPDPVIDGDYIFASTGYQTGAGLVHLKNVGGKIEAEEVYFLDAKTFQNHHGGMIKIGDYIYAGTKHNSGFPICVEMKTGKVQWGGDFRPEGKGSAAILYADGNLIYRYQSGILALVEANPNEYVLKGTLKPEFQEKESWSHPVIVDGKLYLREQDKLMCYDLRP; from the coding sequence ATGAAAAGCCGGTACACAACGATCGCTCTGCTGCTGCTTACCTGCACCATCCCTGCGCTGGCGGCCGAGAATGATCAAGATTGGCCGCAATGGCGTGGCCCCGAGCGTAACGGCAAGTCGCCGGCGACCGGATTGATTTCCAATTGGGAAGAGCAACAACCCAAGCTTCTTTGGATGGGGGAAGGTCTTGGCGAAGGTTATGCCAGTGTTTCCATTGTTGGAAACGACCTGTACACCACCGGTAATTTCTCGGACGGACAAGCCGTCGTCTGCTTTGACCTCGGCTCGAAGACAGTTGCCTGGAAGCAAAACCTGACCTCCAAAGTCCCTAAGCACGGTTACACTGGTTCGCGCTGCACGCCGACCGTCGATGGCGAAGACCTTTATGTCGTCATGTCGGAAGGGACCGTTGCCCGACTGAATCGCAAGTCGGGAGACATCGTCTGGAAGCGAAACTTGCAAGAAGAATATGGGGCAAAGCTGCCTAGTTGGGGCTTTGCCGAATCGCCGCTGATTGATGGCGACAAATTGATTTGCGGTGCTGGCTCGTCCAAGGCCCTGCTCGTTTGTCTGAATAAGAAGACGGGTGATGAAATCTGGGTGACCCCGCGTGGTGAAGCAGACCTGGGTGATAAAGGCAAAGACGAAGCAGGCTACTCGTCGACGCTAGTTTGCAATGCAGCCGGCAAGAAGCAATACGTAAAGCTGATCGGCCGCGGCTTGATTGGTGTCGACGCCGAAACGGGTGATCTGCTCTGGTCGTACAATCAGGTTGCCAATGGTACGGCGAACATTCCCGATCCTGTGATCGACGGCGACTATATCTTTGCTTCGACGGGATACCAAACCGGCGCGGGACTGGTTCACTTGAAGAACGTTGGTGGCAAGATCGAAGCCGAAGAAGTCTACTTCTTGGATGCCAAGACCTTTCAAAACCATCACGGCGGGATGATCAAAATCGGTGACTACATCTACGCCGGTACCAAGCACAACAGCGGATTTCCGATTTGTGTTGAAATGAAGACTGGCAAAGTTCAGTGGGGGGGCGACTTCCGACCTGAAGGAAAAGGCTCAGCCGCGATCCTTTACGCCGACGGTAACCTGATTTACCGATATCAGTCCGGCATTCTGGCGTTGGTGGAAGCGAATCCAAACGAGTACGTACTAAAGGGAACGCTGAAACCTGAATTTCAAGAGAAAGAAAGCTGGTCGCACCCGGTCATCGTGGATGGCAAGCTTTACCTCCGCGAACAAGACAAGTTGATGTGTTACGACCTGCGTCCGTAA
- a CDS encoding PVC-type heme-binding CxxCH protein: protein MRRTFVRIILSVGLILTTFSTVQAAENDDNFVPRRQQGIPGPPLSPEEAIAKMTVPSGFSVEVVASEPDIVNPVAMTFDEKGRIWVTESFEYPRSEPGPGRDRIKVLEDSDQDGKIDKVTIFAEGLNIPSGIAVGHGGVWVANAPDILFMQDTDGDLKADKTEVVVSGFGRTDTHELPNSLTWGPDGYLYGLNGVFNYCHVKHRGQDFVFTCAMFRIDPRTREFELFCEGTSNPWGIAFDPNGQAFVSACVIDHLWHLTESGYYHRQGGPYPPHTWKIESIVNHKHQMAAYCGIEYFDSDAYPEEYRDCLYMGNIHGGCLNVDVLERDGSTYFAKPRPDFMTANDVWHMPVDQKTGPDGCLYVLDWYDRYHCYQDARARPADVDRLKGRLYRVRYENTPRAKPFDLKQETDDELIARLASPNRFYRELAQRVLSERASQKAIPKLESIVLDETVTQKTRLHALWSLIGARQLSDNFSLKLLAHSNPQLRSWAVRYQGTVASDNAEIAQRIRELAHDESPDVRLQVATLAPQVDYLPTVPTLLEVLHHSQGDKLIPHIVWQNLHPRLEQETPKYLSLMQKAPFAQSEAALSLLPRAAGRILGTQGLSVEHVATLVKLLASQDGQEKQLAACLGRIAAQTQSRELTGERLAQLKSELAESLSEVIASGSKHPGYYDAANLALAWSDPNAINIVPQVFMSTNEPAGRRVAALDAMLSAGHPQAIALVTKYFEAPSKDQDEVGRIIQTLGKSDSDVIAKLLLERLDALSSENRPKAVEVLLQRPAWTLLLLSQIENGSIPKDTMSVNQLQRLVSTSHPEVNQQIASIYGTIKTGRDPSRTFIVAQMRRLVTSRDGDPHRGIEVYNKLCGQCHKLHGKGQEVGPEITVNGRGNLEQLLSNVFDPSLVIGKDYQAVTVLTTEGRVLSGLLVEDSPSRVVLKMQGGKLETIARDDVDDMKTSDTSLMPEGIEKQLSPKEILDLFAYLTLTKPPEDPNAELISGAGTVDPGEIVLPSNAHNLLVDAKISTNVPEFEAGKRGEARDPIFNPKTDKFVRDSQWHEIGVGSGGELGVLSEEQAVTWTATWDKPVSINFLTLSGTYPNQPQPDTAWAVEAKVDGTWQTLERGQGGWYNKGRFVWGWPGAVSVPVEALRVKVFSPDEKTPIRSIHFRGEQGFSWFAGNLLPETSVVRQ from the coding sequence ATGCGTCGCACTTTCGTTCGAATTATCCTGTCCGTGGGACTCATTCTGACTACATTCTCCACGGTTCAAGCTGCCGAAAATGACGACAACTTCGTTCCTCGTCGTCAGCAAGGAATCCCAGGCCCGCCACTTTCGCCCGAGGAAGCTATCGCCAAGATGACTGTCCCAAGCGGGTTTTCGGTGGAAGTCGTTGCGTCAGAACCAGACATTGTGAATCCGGTCGCGATGACATTCGACGAGAAGGGACGGATCTGGGTCACGGAGAGTTTCGAGTACCCACGCTCCGAGCCAGGTCCAGGCCGCGATCGTATCAAGGTTCTGGAAGACTCCGACCAAGACGGGAAAATCGATAAAGTAACAATCTTCGCTGAAGGACTGAATATCCCCTCAGGCATTGCTGTTGGGCATGGGGGCGTGTGGGTCGCCAACGCCCCTGACATTCTCTTCATGCAAGATACCGACGGTGACTTGAAAGCGGACAAGACCGAAGTGGTCGTTTCTGGCTTCGGTCGGACCGACACCCACGAGCTACCGAATTCTTTGACCTGGGGGCCTGATGGATATCTCTATGGCCTCAATGGCGTCTTTAACTACTGCCACGTAAAGCATCGCGGACAAGATTTCGTATTCACGTGCGCCATGTTTCGGATCGATCCACGTACCCGAGAGTTCGAACTATTTTGCGAAGGAACCAGCAATCCCTGGGGGATCGCCTTCGATCCCAACGGCCAGGCGTTTGTCAGTGCCTGCGTGATTGACCACCTATGGCATCTCACCGAAAGCGGCTACTACCACCGGCAAGGCGGTCCCTACCCACCGCATACCTGGAAGATCGAATCGATCGTCAATCACAAACACCAAATGGCTGCCTACTGCGGCATCGAATACTTCGATAGCGACGCCTATCCCGAAGAGTACCGCGACTGTTTGTACATGGGGAACATTCATGGTGGATGCCTGAATGTCGATGTTCTCGAGCGTGATGGTTCCACGTACTTTGCCAAACCGCGTCCCGACTTCATGACAGCCAACGATGTCTGGCATATGCCGGTGGATCAGAAGACCGGCCCCGATGGCTGCCTTTACGTGCTCGACTGGTACGACCGGTACCACTGTTATCAAGATGCCCGGGCACGTCCTGCTGATGTCGACCGGCTGAAAGGACGTCTCTATCGCGTTCGCTACGAAAACACGCCACGAGCCAAACCGTTTGACCTGAAGCAAGAGACCGACGACGAGCTCATCGCACGACTTGCTTCCCCCAATCGTTTTTATCGTGAGCTGGCTCAACGCGTTCTATCCGAACGAGCAAGCCAAAAGGCAATTCCCAAGCTCGAGTCGATCGTGCTGGACGAAACTGTGACCCAGAAGACGCGTCTCCACGCGTTGTGGTCGCTGATCGGTGCTCGCCAGCTTTCCGATAACTTCTCGCTTAAACTTCTCGCGCACTCCAATCCTCAGCTGCGAAGTTGGGCCGTGCGGTACCAAGGCACCGTCGCATCCGATAATGCCGAGATCGCCCAGCGAATTCGTGAATTGGCACACGACGAAAGCCCCGATGTTCGCCTGCAAGTTGCCACCCTTGCCCCACAAGTTGATTATCTGCCCACGGTCCCCACGCTGTTGGAAGTCTTGCATCATTCGCAGGGAGACAAGCTGATTCCACATATTGTCTGGCAGAATCTGCATCCACGGCTGGAGCAAGAGACGCCTAAGTACCTTTCGCTGATGCAAAAGGCCCCCTTCGCTCAAAGTGAGGCCGCTTTGTCCCTCTTACCACGTGCAGCCGGACGCATCTTGGGGACACAAGGGCTTTCGGTCGAGCATGTCGCAACATTGGTGAAACTGCTTGCTTCCCAAGACGGCCAGGAAAAACAACTAGCCGCATGCCTAGGAAGAATTGCTGCCCAAACTCAGTCACGTGAGCTGACTGGCGAGCGTTTAGCCCAGCTCAAGTCGGAACTTGCCGAATCTCTTTCTGAAGTCATTGCGTCCGGCAGCAAGCACCCAGGCTATTATGATGCGGCAAACTTGGCACTCGCCTGGAGTGACCCTAACGCCATAAACATCGTCCCGCAGGTCTTCATGTCGACCAATGAGCCAGCCGGCCGACGTGTCGCCGCACTTGATGCGATGTTGTCCGCTGGTCATCCTCAGGCAATTGCCCTGGTCACGAAGTACTTTGAGGCTCCCAGCAAAGACCAAGACGAAGTTGGCCGGATTATTCAAACGCTCGGTAAGTCCGACTCGGATGTCATCGCTAAACTTCTACTAGAACGACTTGATGCGCTGTCTTCTGAGAATCGCCCGAAAGCGGTCGAAGTCCTGTTGCAGCGGCCAGCGTGGACACTGTTGCTTCTCTCGCAGATCGAAAACGGCAGCATTCCGAAAGACACAATGTCGGTCAATCAACTTCAACGATTGGTGAGCACATCGCACCCTGAAGTCAACCAGCAGATTGCTTCGATCTACGGTACGATCAAAACAGGACGTGATCCCTCTCGCACCTTCATCGTCGCCCAGATGCGGCGTTTGGTGACCTCCCGCGACGGCGACCCTCATCGCGGGATCGAAGTCTATAACAAGCTTTGCGGACAGTGCCACAAACTGCACGGCAAAGGACAGGAAGTTGGCCCGGAAATCACCGTCAATGGACGAGGGAATCTCGAGCAGTTACTCTCGAATGTCTTCGACCCTAGCTTGGTGATCGGCAAAGACTATCAAGCGGTCACGGTCCTAACGACCGAAGGTCGCGTGCTTTCGGGGCTGCTAGTCGAAGATAGCCCTTCGCGTGTCGTCCTGAAAATGCAGGGAGGCAAACTGGAAACGATCGCCCGGGACGACGTCGATGACATGAAGACGTCGGACACATCCCTGATGCCCGAAGGAATCGAAAAGCAGCTCTCCCCGAAAGAAATCCTTGATCTGTTTGCCTACCTGACCCTTACCAAGCCTCCGGAAGATCCAAACGCTGAATTGATCTCTGGGGCAGGCACCGTTGATCCGGGTGAGATTGTGCTTCCTTCTAACGCCCACAATCTGCTGGTAGACGCGAAGATCTCGACCAATGTCCCCGAGTTTGAAGCAGGCAAGCGTGGTGAAGCTCGCGATCCTATCTTCAACCCCAAGACCGACAAGTTCGTACGAGACTCACAGTGGCACGAGATCGGAGTGGGTAGTGGCGGCGAGCTTGGCGTCCTCAGCGAAGAACAAGCGGTTACCTGGACCGCGACCTGGGACAAACCAGTCAGCATCAACTTCCTGACACTTTCAGGTACGTATCCGAACCAACCTCAGCCAGACACGGCCTGGGCGGTAGAAGCCAAGGTTGACGGAACCTGGCAAACGCTCGAACGGGGCCAAGGCGGCTGGTACAACAAAGGCCGCTTTGTGTGGGGCTGGCCTGGTGCGGTTAGCGTTCCGGTCGAGGCGCTACGCGTGAAGGTGTTCAGCCCCGACGAAAAAACCCCTATTCGCAGCATACACTTCCGCGGCGAACAGGGGTTCTCATGGTTTGCAGGTAATCTGCTGCCGGAAACGAGCGTTGTCCGGCAGTAG
- a CDS encoding DUF4339 domain-containing protein, protein MPSSSSSSTQSELRWYYAVDDAHVGPVSATKFWQLAEEGVIKADTLVWCTGYTDWVPAKTIDGLFRSRPGRSSDSSFSGSSSSSAQLSPTPMKPPPMEDAPSDIDTTLLMQIAKSGILLGLLCIVFTRGCDQIDQARIDGLSAERSISEQEFEQREASEIGPLQQTVDELQAKEFVTTEDKKQQQEAIEALRTAKVMMANEQKRMESETWGPLRAEEARAASEKLSVQMFRRIAGLLGTTLTLLGLGIALFYGPSDQQLGIWIVLAVLIAAAYLA, encoded by the coding sequence ATGCCTTCGTCCTCGTCTAGCTCGACCCAATCAGAATTGCGGTGGTATTACGCCGTTGACGATGCCCACGTCGGCCCGGTCTCGGCGACCAAATTTTGGCAACTGGCTGAAGAAGGGGTGATCAAAGCAGATACTCTTGTCTGGTGTACGGGGTATACCGATTGGGTCCCCGCGAAAACAATCGATGGGCTATTTCGCTCTCGCCCAGGCCGTTCGAGTGATTCCAGCTTTTCAGGCAGTTCGTCGAGTTCCGCACAACTCAGCCCTACCCCGATGAAGCCCCCACCGATGGAGGATGCCCCTTCCGATATCGACACCACCTTACTCATGCAGATCGCCAAGTCCGGTATTCTGCTGGGGTTGCTCTGCATCGTATTTACCCGAGGTTGTGACCAGATCGATCAAGCTCGTATCGATGGCCTTTCCGCGGAACGAAGCATCTCTGAACAGGAATTCGAGCAGCGCGAAGCGTCTGAGATTGGTCCTTTGCAGCAGACAGTCGATGAACTTCAGGCCAAAGAGTTCGTTACTACCGAAGATAAGAAACAACAGCAGGAAGCCATCGAGGCATTACGTACTGCCAAAGTCATGATGGCCAACGAGCAAAAGCGAATGGAGTCGGAAACCTGGGGCCCCCTTCGAGCAGAAGAAGCACGTGCCGCATCTGAGAAGCTCTCGGTGCAAATGTTCCGGCGGATCGCGGGCCTCTTGGGAACAACACTCACGCTTCTGGGGCTCGGGATCGCTCTCTTTTATGGGCCTTCCGACCAACAACTGGGGATTTGGATCGTGCTGGCGGTCCTTATCGCGGCCGCTTACTTGGCTTAG